The Anas acuta chromosome 2, bAnaAcu1.1, whole genome shotgun sequence genome contains a region encoding:
- the INSIG1 gene encoding insulin-induced gene 1 protein produces MPRLESCTWSCSCAARGRHKTQPGDAATKVGEMLSSGGPSQVSAGHGARSPGGAGSTLNWSRHLVQRSVVLFVVGAFMALVLNLLQVQRNVTLFPEEVIATLFSSAWWVPPCCGTAAAVVGLLYPCIDSHLGEPHKFKREWASVMRCIAVFVGINHASAKLDFANNVQLSLTLAALSLGLWWTFDRSRSGLGLGITIAFVATLITQFLVYNGVYQYTSPDFLYIRSWLPCIFFSGGVTVGNIGRQLAMGIPEKPHND; encoded by the exons ATGCCCCGGCTGGAGAGCTGCACCTGGAGCTGTTCGTGCGCAGCCAGGGGGAGGCACAAAACGCAGCCGGGCGACGCGGCCACCAAGGTGGGCGAGATGCTGAGCTCTGGAGGCCCCTCGCAGGTGTCAGCAGGGCACGGGGCGCGGAGCCCCGGCGGTGCGGGCAGCACCCTGAACTGGAGCCGGCACCTGGTGCAGCGCAGCGTGGTCCTCTTCGTGGTGGGCGCTTTCATGGCGCTGGTGCTGAACTTGCTGCAGGTGCAGAGGAACGTGACGCTGTTCCCCGAGGAGGTCATCGCCACGCTCTTCTCCTCCGCCTGGTGGGTGCCCCCGTGCTGCGGGACGGCGGCAG CTGTTGTTGGCCTGCTGTACCCCTGCATTGACAGCCACCTGGGGGAACCACACAAGTTCAAAAGAGAGTGGGCCAGCGTCATGCGATGCATAGCAGTTTTCGTTGGCATTAATCATGCAAGTGCT aaattagACTTTGCAAACAATGTCCAGCTGTCCCTGACTCTAGCAGCCTTATCGCTGGGTCTCTGGTGGACATTTGATCGTTCAAGAAGTGGTCTCGGACTTGGAATTACGATAGCCTTTGTAGCAACTCTGATAACCCAGTTCCTTGTATATAATGGTGTTTATCA GTATACATCCCCAGATTTTCTTTACATCCGTTCTTGGCTTCCGTGTATATTTTTCTCAGGAGGTGTGACTGTAGGAAACATAGGACGCCAGCTGGCTATG GGTATTCCAGAGAAACCACACAATGACTAA